AAAATTGGCTTCATCATGATAAGATCCGGATTTACGGCTTTAAAGCTAACTAATTTTAAAATACTTACCTTAGCAACTCATTAAATCCACTTCACGGATGCGCATTGGAATTGTATGCTACCCAACTTACGGTGGTAGCGGCGTTTTGGCGACTGAACTGGGCAAAGCACTGGCAGACAAAGGGCACCTGGTGCACTTCATCACTTACCAGCAACCCGTCCGGCTGAATGCCTTCCACGCCAATATTTATTATCACGAAGTTCAGGTCCCCACATATCCGCTGTTCGATTTCCCGCCGTATGAAAGCGCGCTCAGCAGCACGATGGTGGACGTGATCCTCAACCAGAAACTCGACCTCCTCCATGTTCACTATGCCATCCCGCACGCCTCCACAGCGTACATGGCGCAGCAGATCGTGGCCAAACAAGGCCGGCATATCCCCTTCATCACCACGCTTCATGGTACCGATATCACGCTGGTGGGGAAAGACAAGACCTACGCCCCCGTAGTCACTTTTTCCATCAACGAATCTGACGCCATCACGGCCGTGTCCAACAACCTGCGGGACGAGACGTATAAATCCTTCCCCATCGAAAAGGATATCTCGGTGATTTACAACTTTGTAGACACCGCGCGCTTCACCCGCCGCGACCTTCCCCATTTCCGCCAGGCCATCGCGCCGAACGGGGAAAAAATCCTCCTGCACGTGTCCAACTTCCGTAAAGTGAAGCGCGTTCCGGACGTGGTGAAGATCTTCCGCCAGGTGCGCGACGCCATGCCCGCCAAACTCCTCCTCGTGGGCGACGGCCCCGACCGCCCCATGATCGAATGCATGTGCCGCGAAATGGGCCTGTGCGACGATATCCGGTTCGTAGGCAAACAGGAGCAGCTGGAAGATGTCATGTCCATCTCCGACCTCTTCATCCTCCCTTCCGACTACGAAAGTTTCGGCCTCGCCGCCCTGGAAGCCATGGCGAGCCAGGTGCCCGTCATTTCCTCCAATGCCGGCGGCCTCCCGGAAATCAACATCGACGGCGTTACCGGTTACAGCAGCCCCGTTGGCGACGTTGACCAGATGGCCGCCCATGCGATCGCCATCCTGAAAAACGAGCAGCTGCTCGCCTCCCTGCGCAAAGGCGCCCTCGAACAGGCCCTGCGGTTCCACATCGATAATATCATCCCGCAATACGAAGCCCTGTATGACACCGTACTCCAACAGTCGGTAGTGCGTAACTAATGCGGTAAAATCACATAAAAAAAGAGCGACGGTATCCCGTCGCTCTTTTTTTGTCCGGTAACCCCGGGATTATCTTTGTTTGAACCAGGAA
Above is a genomic segment from Chitinophaga pollutisoli containing:
- the bshA gene encoding N-acetyl-alpha-D-glucosaminyl L-malate synthase BshA → MRIGIVCYPTYGGSGVLATELGKALADKGHLVHFITYQQPVRLNAFHANIYYHEVQVPTYPLFDFPPYESALSSTMVDVILNQKLDLLHVHYAIPHASTAYMAQQIVAKQGRHIPFITTLHGTDITLVGKDKTYAPVVTFSINESDAITAVSNNLRDETYKSFPIEKDISVIYNFVDTARFTRRDLPHFRQAIAPNGEKILLHVSNFRKVKRVPDVVKIFRQVRDAMPAKLLLVGDGPDRPMIECMCREMGLCDDIRFVGKQEQLEDVMSISDLFILPSDYESFGLAALEAMASQVPVISSNAGGLPEINIDGVTGYSSPVGDVDQMAAHAIAILKNEQLLASLRKGALEQALRFHIDNIIPQYEALYDTVLQQSVVRN